The DNA sequence AGAGACAATTGGATGTGGCAATGAGGGAATGGTAGAATTTTTCTGGATGAAAGAAGTTCAATGAGTCAAATGGCCTTCCTCATCCATAACTATCTTGTGAAATCTCACAGGCAAATTCCACCCTGTCTTCCCCCAGCTATACACACAGACTTCCCAATAAAGGTCTCTTGTAGCCATCAGGATTTGAATCCTGACTGATTTTCTTTACTTCCTTGGCCCAAGGCCTAAAGGCATTTCTACTACTCCCTTAGCCAAAATGAGCTGACTCATCAAACACTAACGATTGAATAAAAGACCATTTTTAATCTGTGTTGGTTTAATCCCACACTGGATCATAAAGATGCCAACCTAGTCACCATAGAGAGTCGCTttattgttttaaaatgtaatataGTGGTTTTAGAAAGTTTTCTTGATATGAGTCTGCCTTGGGTCAGTCAAGGTGGTGTGCTCTGATCTCTGCTCTGGTGCATGATGCTTCCCATTTCTGGTCAGCATTACAACAAGCAGGGTTACTGGCTGCATTTGGCTCTTGTTCCCTTTTGTTCAATTGGCATGTATTTTCATATTAACCCGCAGCAGGAAGATGCGCATTGGCAGGGTAATTACCTGAAAAAGGATTACTATGCCAGAAATGCAAGCTGTTTTTGCTGATCCAAAACCCAGCCCTGTAGTTAAACTGCAATTTCTGTCAGTCACAGTGATAATGCAACACCCTGCAAATATCCACTTTCAATACTAAGTGCTGTATTTAAGTTACACCCTGAGCAAAATTATTACTTTGGATATTTTGATACTATATTTAGGCTACTAAAATTCTCAATTTTCActcttattttcaaattcctctctAATCTTGACCCTCACTGCCCTGTAGCCTCCTTCAGCCCTACTTCtgtctgagatctctgtgcttctcAATTTCTGTTCCCTTAGGTTTCTCCACTGTTGGCAATCATACCTATAGCTGCCAaaccctaaattctggaattccctccctaaccctctccacctctctatctctgtcgcctcctttaagacacttgttAAAATCTTCCTATTTttccctgtcctaatatctccttttgtggtttggtgtcaaattttgtttgataaccctcctgtgaagtgcctcaggatattttaatatattaaaggtgttatatggatgcaagttgttgatgctgctgaAATCAGTAGATTAATATCACATCTCTTCTCAGAAAACACAATCAGAAATGGAAATCATTGATATGGACTATATTCATTGTTTTGGCACATTGTctgttatcacagaatcacagaatcacacagtgcagaagaggcccttcggcccattgagtctgcaccaacacgtgagaaaaaCCTGACCTGCCTATcaaatcccacttaccagcacttggcccatagccttaaatgCTATGACATGCcacgtgctcatccaggtactttttaaaggatgtgaggcaaccctccgccatcctcccagacagtgcattctagaccgtcaccaccctctgggtaaaatggtttttcctcacatcccccctaaacctcctgctcctcactttgaacttatgccccctcgtgactgacccttcaactaaggggaacagctgctccatatccaccctgtccatgaccctcataatctagtacacctcgatcaggtcaccccttagtcttctctgctccaacgaaaacaacccaagtctatccaagctctcttcataacttaaacatttcatcccaggcaacatcctggtgaatctcctctgcaccctctccagtgcaatcacatccttcctataatgtgacaaccaacccatctgaatcccctcttcctgtgacctcagaagctccagctccacaggctgaggagagtgccactgccgcACAACGttgccccaaaagcaggctggggccctccaattCTCGGCCCCCCATAGGACGTCCGCCAAagtaatcacagacagggcatcgtgGTCAtgtctgctgtggatgtccgtggagcaacaagacatagcggcagagttaggaaagttaagaagaattagttgcacaccCTGAGCActggtattaatcacttgtacatactgttcactattgtcaataaactcccaagagtatctccctgccaatggctccttgttctgatgagcagtgttcttgtcactcagatgtgaaacctttctgcacaagataaaggcaggtgtctcagtccagggcctcttccctgtgctttgtgaagCCTTtagatcaaagtgatggtctggcctcaaaCTCCCTCGAAACATTACTGATTCCTGAatctcggcagtgctggtcattggtgccagaatgtagtgggcaggtgccgcagagttctctcatattctctgtgtgctctcagcacctttaaggtggggttggcccccatctctgcagcatctgtgaccactgatgctgtgcttctgaagtgctgaggtgctgaaggaggacaaagcatcagatgcttctacaCTATGTGTAACAGTGCCAATAAACCAAGGGTTTCACATGAAATAAACTGCAGGGAGAGGGAACTTTATCTTAGTtcccagtggatacaggcccaaaaTTTATCAAAAGCTGCCAATCTTACTTATATTGCCCTTTATATTAAATCCTGCCATTGATGGTTTACATGAGTTCAATGATTCTGCTGTGATTTTGAGAGATGCCTCTGACTACATCAACATGCTGAAACCTCAGCTGGTCAATATTAGTCATGTATGCCCAAGCTGAATTTGATTTCCAAAATAAACATGAGAGGTAATGTTTTGCTTGCCCAAATTGGGAAGTTTTGAGAATTGGTATAAGAATATAGCAAATGAAATTATCTTAGAGGAAGGCCTGTAAGGCAGAGAAAGTGCCAAAACTGAAAGATGGAAAATTAACATAACAGAAATAAACTAGTGAAATGTACCACAGGTCTTATTAACTGCTAATGTCTTTCAGTGCGGGAGTCAAAAAAAAAGTCATGATCTAGAGAATGACAAACATGCAGTTTTAGTTAATATTGAATAAAGAGACTACTGCCATAGGAAAACAATGATTAGACAGAAACAAGCTACAAGGCGAAGCTGAGTAGCCCAGAGAAAGTAATAACATCATTGCATCAAGTATCAAAACTGTGTGCCCCTCTCAGAGGGATAGTCTCAATATTCAAAACTCAGTATTTACTAGTGATGTGTTGAATATAAACTGCGATAGCTAGTAGTGACTATCTCAACACCgctacagacacatgcacacaaaactAACACACAATTTCTATGTTATGTCTGAATATTAAGCTATTTATAGTCAATTTCTTTGCAGATTTGGCAGCTTTCACTGTGATTGAATAAGCATACTATATATGGACTATGTCACATATGAAGATGTTTCATTGCACACAAGTTGAATAGTACCAATGCATTTAAAGAAAATTTAGACAAGCATATGATATTTGTGATAATTTTGATATTTGTCATTGTATTTGTCGATATGCGGCTCACAGGAAACCAGGATCCCCAGTGGAGTGGTCCGCAGAGAAAGGGGTTTGGCTTCCCTGCTCTACAGGCATTGGTAATTAAGATTATTACTGCAAAGCTCACTCCAATTTGAAAGAGCTACAACATTTGCGGAACTTTACTACGTCTCAGAATTTGAATATATTGTCCATTGCTCCATGGGGGCTCCCTCTATCATGTGGAAGAACAGCTTCCCCTGAATCACAAAATAGACACTAGGACCCAACTCTTCTGTTATTTTCTTGCTTGATGTTGAAGCTCTATGAATTATCCCAACCCATATTAATCCTAATGCTGAAACAATGGCACCATCAAATCATTCACTCCGCCATTCCCCACACTGTTCATGCACCACAAAGCACCTCTCCCACCAAACTGCACCAGATGGCTATAAGGTTTTAAGCATCATTTTATGCAATTTGGCTTTTAATCATTCCCAGCATCTCAATTCTCATTAGAAATATCATTATTTAACAAAAAGAATGTCTCTTATCATAGCAATTGAAATAGTTTATTTTCTGATACAAAAATTATCATTTCAAAATCAAGTCATACTGTATGCACTGTTCCTAGGATGCACACTGAGATGCACATCAACAACTGCTGGAGAACCATCAACACAATGAAAGATGCTCTAGGGTCTGCCAAAAGTCATCAGTCTTCCAGTCCACAGAGCTGTTTACAATTGAGTGTTGCAGACTAGCATATTTCAATGTCTAGAATGATATGCAgaaggatgcactaaagcttggagcagctgccacaaaggctcaatggggaaaggtcacagtCTAAGGCCTCTTGCCATAATACACTGAGGGTCTGGAACTCAGGGAAAAGCACCTTGAACTGTGAGCACCAGAGAATATTTGGCATGAAATGTCAATTTATCTCATAAATGTAACATGCAGTTGTGAGTATAGTGTGGCACCACAACATTACAAGTATTGtattgaaagaaattgaattgtattgcactttatgtattgtcaaatttgaactgttatgtaaTGTACTTCTACAAGACTTATGAATTAAacatattttttgaaaaaaattggcTGGGTTATTTGAATTATTTGCTGTAATACATTCAAGAGTTTGAATTTATGTTACGTTTGCATTTATTGTAGTTCAGTTGGTAGCCCGctagcctctgagtcacaagattttgtattcaagacccactccagggcttgagtacaaagtcaaggctgacactcgagtgcaatactgagggaagattgcactgtcagaggagatgTCTTTTGGATAAGCTGTTCAACCGAGGCCTCATATGCCTACTTGGGAGGATATAAAAGATCACTATTTCAattaagagcaggggaattatgcTTTGtggcctggccaatgtttatgccTCAGTCAAAACCacgaaacagattatttggtaatgatcacattgttgtttgtgggaccttgctgtgcacaaattggctgagcatttcatacattacaacaaaagtacttcattaggtataaagtgctttgaaataTCCAGCAATCATGAAAAGCCCTGGATAATTGCAAGTCTTTACTTTCCTTTTTTATTGTCCCTTTCTGTGGGGATATGTCTTAATGTGACAGAGAAGCACCCAAGTCAAAACATAGGAAGAATGGCACTATTCTCCCAACTCCCATCATTGGCAGGCTTAATACTGAAACTGGAAGTACCAAACTGGCCAATGTGAATCCTAATACTGAAGCAATTACACAATCAAATCATTCACTCCACCggtcaccacactgatccatcacAACATGGTTTATGTTCTACCACCACACTGCACACAATAGTAATATGGCCATTATGGTTAAGGTATCATTTTCTGCAATGTGGTCTAATTCATTCTGTACATGCAGCACTGTCATTAGAAATGTCATTTGATAAGGAAGAGAATGACTCTTATCACAGGAATTGGAACACTTTTCTTTATTTACACATAGAAAAATGATCATTTCACAGAAAATTCATTAACTTTCATTAGTTCATATAAGTGCACACAACTCATTACGAAAGAGAAACTGAGGACATGCAGCTTGTGGAATACAGTACATACGGACAGTATTTCATCTATTGTGCCTGAAGGGCCTGTTGTTCAAGAACAGTAGCTACATTTGTCAGAGGGATTCCCTTTACACACACAGCCATTGGCGCAGTTCGTGCATCCTGCAGGACAACAAGAGCAGCAACCTGAGAGGAGAGGACAAAGACAGAAATCAGGAACAATGAATGAATTCACTGAAATACCCCCAGGGCCTAACATTACAGCCCTCAGCTCCTTACTCACAAGCTAATCTGTGTCATATCTCCAAGTTACCCATCTGAAGAGGCTCAGCATCAcaacactgtgtgtgagagagtttgggtgaaGATTTAACTGTCACTGTCTCTACAATATTTCTAGTGTGAAGTCTATAATATCAACACTTCTTGTTGTCAAACTAAGACACTTCTTTAACCAGCAGGATGCTTGTCTCCAGATTCTTGCGATTGGACATTGAATAAATCTGATGGGAAATAAATCAGGTGAAATCATGGATCTTGTACTTTTCTATCGTGTTCCCGTCTGAGTTCTGCCCAGAACTATCTGTCACATAAACACAATGTGAAGAGGTTTAAACTCTCCCACAGTTACTCACTTTTCCGGCGGCGTCCAGCTTTGCTGCTGGGACATCGGCAGTCGGAGCACCTGCAAGTGTTTTCACAGGAGCAAGATCCTGAAAACAGGAAAAACAAAGACACTGAGTTGTGAGAAAACCCTGAGAAATGCCCCCCGTGTGGAGGGGACCCGGCTCTTTGTCACATTCACTTCTCCAGTGACTTTCAGAAACAGCCTCCCCTACAATGCTGCAGCCCCTCAGTGAGACTGAGCCAGGACACTGTGCTGAAAGGACTGACACCAgtcaccactcaccatccaggcACACACAGGGCTTCGAGTCAGACATTTCAGGAACTTCTTCAGCTTCGAGCCGTCACCCAATCAGCGCTTCTCGATCTTGTGCCGTTTGCTGAATCGGAGCCGAGTTTCATGGGCTTGTGATCGTTGGGGAACTGGCTGCAGGAGCGGGGAAGGTGCGGGTCGCTCCGGGCTGAATGCACACGGGGCACTGTAAGTGTTTCAGCGGCTGAAAGTTTGAATTGCACCCAGCTCCTTCACTCACAACACGGCCCAAAAAGATTTCTCAATGACAGCAATTTCAATCGGCTCCTTTGTGTTTGTAAATATTTCCAGAGTAACTAAAACCTCACTTCAGTCCACAAGGTGGACAAAGGGTCCTCTCCATTCCCCCGGGTCCACCCCGATCTCAGCAATGGGTATGATAGACAACTGGTTTCACCAGTCACCGCCACATCTGGCTGCTCCAGATTACACATTATCTGCTTCGCCcccgctccctcaacactgctcaCCAGCCCAGAATCACCCTGGAATACAAGAATAACACTTGGTGTCTTTTTTCTCTCACTAACCATCATCTTGGAGAACACCCCAAGATATTTTCTTTCTTATTCGTCCAAGACATGTGGGCACCATTGACaatgccaacatttgttgcccatctctaattgcccttgagaaggtgatgctgagctgccttcttgaacatttgcagtccatgtggtgtaggaacacccacagtgctgtaaggagggagttcctggatttgcccagtggaaccaaacctgaacatcagtgagcGGCTGATTGGTGAATAAGTGACCCATGATAGCACTGCCTATGTCACTTCCCATCATTTTGTTCATAATGAAGATTAGGCTGCTGGCTCAGTGCTTTGCAggattggatttttcctgcttttagcGTTTTGGAGAGTTTTCTACATTACCAGCtcgatgccagtattgtagctgtactgtaacaGAGCAttccttaaatggtgagagattgggaaatttggtgtccaaagagacctgggtgtccttgttcatgagttactaaaagctagcatacagATGCAGCAAATATGAAGGCAAATAGTactttggccttcattgcaaggggatttgtgTATAGGAGGaaagatatcttgctgcaattgttcagagccttggtgaaacctcacctggagtattgtgtacatcttttggttttggtccccttatctaatgaAGATTTTACTTGCCTTAGAGAGAGTGCAATGCAGGTCctccagactgatccctgggatggcaggactgtgttatgtggagagattgaggaaactgggcctgtactcTCCAGAGTTTTGATCTCATTAATCTCCAGAGAGGTGATCTCAATAAAACTTACAAAATTGTTATCAGGTGTAACAGGGacgatgtggataggatgtttcccctggctgctgAATctacaaggaatgttccacataccccataaagagacaggcatagccggggccaatgcgggtacccatagctacacattttatctggaggaagtgagaggagtttaaggggaaattgttcaattgttcagtgtaacattccttgttccagtcctactccgaccccctcccacaattctttctccggtacatcgatgattactttggtgctgcttcatgctcttgtctggaccggGAAagctttattaattttgcttccaatttccactcctccatcattttcacatggtccctctctgacacttcccctcccttccttgacctctctgcctcaatttctggtgatagactatccaccaatatctattacaagcctaccgactcccacagctacctcaactacagctcctcacagcccacttcctgtaaggactccatcctattctctcaattactttgcctccatcgcatctgttctgatgatgccactttcaaaaacagttcctctgacatgtcttccttcttccttaaccgtggttttccacccactgattgacagggccctcaaccgtgtccagcccatctccggcacatccgccctcacaccttcttctccctcccagaaacatgatagggtcccccttgttctcacttatcaccccaacagcctccacattcaaaggatcatcctctaccatttccatcaactccagcatgatgccaccaccaaactcatcttcccttcacccccctggcagcattccatagggatcattccctccattacaccctggtccactcctccatcaccctctacacctcaaccccctcccacagcaccatcccatgcaactgcagaagatgcaacacctgccccttcacttcccctctcctcaccgtccaaaggcccaaacactcatttcaagtgaagcagcatttcacttgcacttccctcaacttagtctactgcatttgttggtcccaatgcagtttcctctccattggagagaccaaacgcagactgggtgaccactttgcagaacaactttggtctgtctgcaagcattacccagacctccctgtcgcttgccatttcaacactccatcctgctctcatgcccccatgtccgtcattggcttgctgcattgttccagtgaagctcaacgcaaactggaggaacagcacctcactttacagccttccagacttaataatgagttcaacaattttagatcatgaactctctcctccatccccaccccctttccgattttccccctcctttttgttttttccaataatttatatagatttttcttttcacacctatttccattatttttaaatgtatttccatcccttgttttatctctacatttCAGCCTTTTTCTATTccttcacccacctcacccccactagggctatctgtaccttgcttgtcctgctttctacccttaattagcacattcctttagataatatcaccaccttcaacacctctttgtccttttgtctgtgacatctttggttatctccacctaccagtggccctctatccagctcttcttgtcccacccccaccctaccccccaccgcttaaaccagcttatatttcacccttttctatttttacttagttctgttgaagagtcatgcggactcgaaacgttaactgtgctcctttgcacagatgctgccagaccttctgagtttttccaggtatttttgtatattttagatttccagcatccgcagtttttttgcttttatcaaggtAAACTCTGTTAGACATCAAAACAGGTGAGAAATTCTCTGGGACACAGGATCTGGCAGAAAATGAGAAAGCAGCAAATATCCATAGTGAAAACAGGGAATCAAACTCCAAACAGAGTGCAGTCCTGGACTCACCCGCACGGTGGGGGTAAAACGTGTGGCAGATGCTCAGACACACGCTGACTCCACAGGAAATGTGTGGAAATTGCTGTCATTGAGAAATCTTTCTGGACCGTGTTGTGAGTGAAGCGTGGAAGGGGCGGGTCGGTCCGGGCTGAATGCACACGGAGCACCGAAGTGAGACAGCGGCTGAAAGTTTGAATTGCACCCGGCTCCTTTACTCACAACACGACCCAAAAAGGTTTATCAATGACAGCAATTTCCCAACATTTCCTGTGGAATCAGCGTGTGTCTGAGCGTCTGCAACACGTTTAACCCCCACAGTGTTGGGGAGTCCAGGATTGCACCCTCTGTTTGAAGGTTGATTTGCTCTATTCACTCCGCATATATGCTGGTTTCTCATTATTCTGCCAGATCCTGTGTCCCAGAGAGTTTCTCACCTGTTTTGATGTCTAATAGAGTTTACATTGATGTTGTGCATTCAATGGGCAGCACGTTTCAAAGCCCCAGTGTTTGGAGAGATGAGAACTGATCAGTTTTGTCAGATCAGTGTGAGGAACCAGGAGTACAGGGGATCTTTGGACCGTGTGCACCCTCCAGTCAGTTTAAAGGCTGAATTTCTGCACacgacaacaacaacaacttgggtAATAACAATTTATATCGCGCTATTAGTATCATAAAAATTTCCGAAGACACTTCACCGGAAATTTATAAGGCAACAATTGTGAAAAGTAGGATGTGATTTTTAAATGATGTGAGTTGAGGGCGAGGGCAGGGGGATAAGTGAGATGTATTTTAGCCTGGTGGGCTGGTGGAACGGGTTGAAGCTGCAGAGGCATCTAATGAGATAACTCAGAGAGTGcgatggaggccattcggcccactcaTTCTGAGACAAAGAAGTCAGTGGGCTCTTGGCACtgattgttggaggtgagggtggagtcGACAAGGTGGAGGGATTTAGAAATATGGTTTGCGGTAGAGAACAGGTGTTAGGGGTTAACTTTACATTCCGGGGTGACCCTGGAGTAGTGAACAGTTTTAACAGACTCATTATTGTGTAATTTCCTGCAGCAatatcaggaggtgaatgggtaAACCagctacccacctgcccattcaGCTCTCTGTGCCTTGAGCTTAAAGGAACAGAGGTGAGGTCCTTATTGGGTGGAATAGCTAAAGTGAGAGTGCATCATGGAATTTTTGGGAATCAGGCATCAATGGTGCAGGTGAGAGTGCAGGTGAGCAAATCAGCCCCTGAAGCATTATCATGGCGAGTGGAGGGTCAAAGGCTGGAGAGTTGGAATTTTGAAATTTCAGCCTTAAAGAAATTGTTGGATAGATTTTTTCAGAGGCAGGTACAGCAGAAAGTAAAGATGGGGAACAGGGAAGGGGGACATTGGTGGGGAGTGGGCTGAACAAGTGATCAGATATGGTCTTGGATTGATGCGGTGGAAGTATTGAGGCCCTTTGAGATGGTGAGGTCAAGGCGGTGTCTGTGaacatggattgaggatttgacatggagggagagattatGGGAGGATCAGAGGTCAGTGAACTGAGAGGAGAGAACATGATTAATCaagatggaggttgaaatcactCAGGACCCTCGGTGAAGTGGCTGAGGGAGAAAATTAGTGAATTCTATGGACAGAGTAAAGCAATGTCATAAATAATGGGTCAGATTCAATTtccgcagtcctgccacagccAGTCATTACTGGTCTGGGGCTATTTAACAGCTAACAGGAGCATGAGGCTGCATAAATGACCCCATGCTCAAAgattggggagcccagcacattactgcaaaagacaaggctgaaccatcttcaaccagaggTGCTGAATAGATAATATATCTCAGCTTCCTTCTGTAGTCCGCAGTATCACAGAAGCCAATTTGAAGCCAATTTGATTTGGTTCACGTAGTATGATGAAATGGTTAAAGACACTGCATACAGTAAAGTCTATgacatctcagcagcagcactaaGACTTATGCTCTGTATCCAATCACAACCCTAGCCATGCTATTACACAGGATCACAGGGAATAGGAACAtgggaaattggagcaggagtgggctattcaatccatcgagcctgcactgacattcaaacagatcctggctgatcatctacctcatcATCATTTTTCCT is a window from the Carcharodon carcharias isolate sCarCar2 chromosome 7, sCarCar2.pri, whole genome shotgun sequence genome containing:
- the LOC121279616 gene encoding metallothionein-like, whose amino-acid sequence is MDCKCSRRQLSITFSRAIRDGQQMLALSMVPTCLGRIRKKISWGVLQDDGSCSCENTCRCSDCRCPSSKAGRRRKSCCSCCPAGCTNCANGCVCKGNPSDKCSYCS